Part of the Vicia villosa cultivar HV-30 ecotype Madison, WI unplaced genomic scaffold, Vvil1.0 ctg.000605F_1_1, whole genome shotgun sequence genome is shown below.
aaagaaaaaaagaataattaTAGAGCACTATTGTTCTATATATTTAGgtgtattatataatattttattttaagaaaagagtcttataatatattttaaccaTTAACCTGATATTTTAACAAAAAgttatttattcaatttttttaattattaattaatttattttataaactaaaatattataatttttaaattaattatgataaatttaATGACAACGGATCATTACGCCATTATAAAACTGTTGAATTAAACCATCGTTActtcaaaattaataataataaaaatatattttaaaatattttatagtaataataataaaaaggatATCAGTGAAtgaatgaaattaataaataatttaaaatcaatgaaaaatataaaaaaaaaattaatagttaaaaGGATTGTGAAttcttacaaaattaaaataaatacaataTCAAAAGTTAACAATTTAAAAATGTCattgattaaataaatatataaatacaacTAATAAATTTTTCAACTTGTATAATAAATAGCAATTAGTTTAttataattgttaattaattagttaatgtGAAAAAACAAATATGTGTTTGAGAAATAACTAAAAGTAACAAAATAACATATATTCAAACAAATTGTCACATGGCTTAATTATAAGCGGGGTACAAAGAATTTTATGGCAGACTAGGTAGTAGTAAAggaatttttttaaagttaatatttatatttagagGTAAGATCCATTTCTcaaaaaaattacataatttaaattaaaattttataaaaagatttatttaatatttctaaAATTTAACTAGACTATATTAATCTATTTGTTAATACttctttaaataaattttttttttaatttttaaactgtGTCTGAACAatcatgtttgattttttttttttttttttaaatattaaactattttttattttaaaagaattctaatttcaaaatattaaaaaagtgaAATGTGTTCCTAAATGTAATGGAATCCAGAGATTTTAAAACTATATTTTATATCTTTACCACTAAATCAAtactataattaataatttattaaaatgcgACATTTATTTTAAAGTAGAGAAGTTAATTTCTATTAAATCAAAGAATTCAATTTCGCCACATTGACACTTTGTTTCCGTTAGTTATTACTAattgtttttaatcaatatttTGGATGGAATCGAGcggaattgaataaaataaaatgatattctatTGTTTGGATTACATTCAATTCCATCACTTACCATCGTTTTTCTTACCTTTTGATTTGAGCGAAATGAACAACTTACCTTATTTCGTCCTAAAATTTCTAAACAATAGAATGATATCTTCATTCCGCTTCTTCTCACTTCGCTCCGCTCTATTCCACTTTGCTCCATTCTGCTCCGTTGATTTTATGATATCCAAAGATAACTTATAGTATATGCATTATTTGCCGACATGCGAGTAGTAGTAACTAATAGTGACTGACAAACAGTTATGCATGAAAAGAAAAGTGAAAAATTTCCATGTATGTCAAAGGAAAAGAATAGTGAATGAAAAGGAAAGATGTGTACAGTGGTGGTGAGGAATTGGTTAGAGCAGATGAAGAAGAAGCGAAAAAATGGTTGGTAATGTTGGCCATGGGTCCCCCACACGCATTCAATGCCCATTGTTTCTGAATTATTATCTCTCTTTTTCTCATTGGAACATAAACTTCATAACTCTTCCTCGTCTTGTCTAGTTTCTTCCCTAACCTAAGCTCTCAGCATTCTCTTCCTTCCACCTGTCCACATCCATCCAAACCACGCTTCTTTTGTCTTCTCTTCCAttattactctctctctctctctctctctctctcagtgTTCACTGTTCACTTCTTTACTCAAAAAAGGACAATCATGCAGGAGGTTGAGCCTGAAGCCACCGCCGCTTCTTCATCTCCGCCTCGCCGTGTTATTCTTATATCAGCTGGTGCTAGCCACTCTGTTGCTCTTCTCTGTAAGATTATTTATATTAGATTACGAATATGCCCTTttgatttatttgttttgattttgagagtTTGCCATTTGGGTTGTGTAAAGTTTGAATTTTTAATGGGATGGATTGATTTTGTTagtttttgagttttgtggttATGgattgattttgatctttttacAGCTGGGAATGTTGTTTGCTCGTGGGGTAGGGGAGAAGATGGACAATTAGGTCATGGGGATACTGTTGATAGACTTTTGCCTACTCAACTTAGTGCATTGGATAATCAGCAAATTGTGTCTGTTGTTTGTGGAGCTGATCATACTATTGCTTATTCGGAGGAGCGTGTTGAAGTATATAGTTGGGGATGGTATGCATATtctatcttttcttttctcttgtgTTTCTTTAGACTCACTTTAATGGCAAAATGAAAATGCATCCTTTTCTGTTGGCGTTTTCTGTGACTGATATGTATCATATTTGTAACTGAAATTTGATTTGCTATTTCTGTTAGAATTGTTCATTGGTTCTTTAATGTAATATTGCTGTATTAGATTCAGCTTTATTAACATAGTGGTTTTGTTATACTTGATTTCTCTGAAAATGTCAgctcatttgatcaagtttgtgttAGGTATTTGCCTTGTTGATTTGGAGACTTTCATATCACAACTATCCCTAGCTGTACGCTTTAACTACTATGTAGTTAATCTTTTGTAAGTGAGGGGTTTGATCCTAAAATAAAATACACATTTTCTTCTTTTTACTATATATATCTGCACTCATGCTTAGTCCTCTTTgtaagatattggatcgaactctagtatggccgaagggtagcttcttggttcgacaggattaagcatgaagtcgaaggttgttcacatgcttgtgtcgaagatgctagggttgttagcatgttaaattaggttttagtgtttaaaccctaatttgttaagttagcttgtttattaagttggcttgtgtaatgggccttgtggaaaaagcccattagttagtatgttaggttttattataaatagcatactagtctctcatcattgttaagctgcaaatcctaatttagggtgagagaggttatttgttattcttgtaaacttgtaatcttgttttaagagaaagtgaaagaatagcagttataaccaattattgtgttcctcttcttccttgttctttattcttccttgttttatactttgttcttggcattgaattcacaacactcTTAATGCAAGGGTTGACACTTTTTTGTTAACGGTCCTCTGATTTGGGGATATGATTGTTGCTAATTTAATAGTCATTTTGTATTCCATATTTTATTCATATGCAAAATAAACTGAAGTTTGATTTGGGTGGAAGAAAAATACTGGACATTTATTAGATTGTATGAAAACTCATTACAGGGAAAAAGTTGCTATTTTGGGCCTGTGATGTTTCATGACACTCTTGCTGTTCACATAAAAAATAGTGGCTTGATATATTGTTATAACAATATTCTTAGATATTAAGTAGATCTTATTCTGATTTTTCCAGGGGTGACTTTGGACGGTTGGGTCATGGTAATTCTAGTGACTTGTTCATTCCTCAACCTATTAGAGCATTGCAAGGACTAAGGATAAAGCAACTTGTTTGCGGGGATAGCCACTGTTTGGCAGTTACTATGGAAGGCGAGGTTCAGAGGTTTGTAGTTCTTGACCGAGTTTTTATCTGTCTCTGCTTTAACTATTTATTATCAATTAATGTTTACTAATTGTGCACCAGTaaagttaattatttttttgagTGCATATATAGAAACTGACAGTGCATGCTCATATAACCATTTTGTACTGCATGCTATAGGCCCAATCTTTttaatttcctttccctttcttctttATTTACGGAACGAAAGGTTGAAGAGAATCTGATACTGGAATTGGAAGATGTTGCTTTAAATCAACACTATTTGATATTTGCGACAAACACTTGTCATACTATTCTCATTACTTAGATTATTGATACTCCTTTGATGGATTAGATTGCTTCCATGCCCACATACATGCATCTAATCAATAGTTGAATATTCCATTTATAAAGGTATCGATGCATATTGAAACCCTTGTTTTGTTGTGTGAGGATAAAGTCTGTCTTCTGCCGGTTGTTTGAAAGTGCTAGCCACAAGTCATCTGCATCATCATAAATCAATGACTTCATTCTCATTTTGTCTGAACTttgtatttcttttttcttttgatctctACTCATTGTAGTTGGGGGCGGAATCAAAATGGTCAACTTGGACTAGGCACTACGGAGGACTCGCTTGTTCCACAAAAGATTCAAACATTTCAGGTACTATTTTTAGAGACATTCATTAAGGTTATCTACAATAAATAAAACTCAATGAGCTAGTTATCAACCATTAATCAATACACAGTGACAAGTTACTTTTACTATAAGAGAACATGACTAACTGATCTATAGTACTTAGTCTTCAGGAAGCATTTGTAAATGTTAACAGTTTTACGGAAATGTTCTCCACTTTAAACATTTGAAAGAAGCAGCTAAGAACCAAAAGGAAAACCGATATTGCATTCTTGTCAAGAAATTAATAGTGACATTGCATTGAACACTTAAAAATATAATGCATCAAACAAATTATTCCATTAACTACTGGGCTCATGTAAATGTTTATATTGTAGGGAATACCTATCAAAATGGTTGCTGCTGGGGCTGAACATAGTGTAGCCATCACTGAAAATGGAGAGCTGTACGGATGGGGTTGGGGCCGATACGGAAACTTGGGACTGGGAGATAGAAATGATCGCTGCATTCCAGAGAAAGTTTCTTCTAATGATGTATGTTAATGTTCATAGACTGGTATCATTTTGTCTTTTTTGGCTAGAGCCTAGAATGTGATGTATCAATTAGAACTTTAAAGATTTGACATGTATTATTTGGTTTAGTAGAAGAAGCAACATTTGAGAAATTAACTTTTGTCACAACTGTCAATTTTTCTAGAAAATGTTATGATGCACGGATAATTTATAGGCATATATACTAATGAatggaaaatatttattttactccTTCCTAGTCTAAGTCTTGCTTGTTAAAAGTTGCAGTGTGACAAGATGGTCATGGTTGCTTGTGGCTGGCGGCATACAATATCTGTTTCATCGTCTGGCGAACTATACACATATGGATGGAGCAAATATGGCCAACTAGGACATGGAGATTGTGAGGATCATCTTGTGCCTCACAAGCTTCAAGCCTTGAGTGATAAGTCAATTAGTCAGGTGGTCCTTTAATTTTAA
Proteins encoded:
- the LOC131629772 gene encoding ultraviolet-B receptor UVR8-like isoform X2, giving the protein MQEVEPEATAASSSPPRRVILISAGASHSVALLSGNVVCSWGRGEDGQLGHGDTVDRLLPTQLSALDNQQIVSVVCGADHTIAYSEERVEVYSWGWGDFGRLGHGNSSDLFIPQPIRALQGLRIKQLVCGDSHCLAVTMEGEVQSWGRNQNGQLGLGTTEDSLVPQKIQTFQGIPIKMVAAGAEHSVAITENGELYGWGWGRYGNLGLGDRNDRCIPEKVSSNDCDKMVMVACGWRHTISVSSSGELYTYGWSKYGQLGHGDCEDHLVPHKLQALSDKSISQVAGGWRHTMALTTGGILYGWGWNKFGQVGVGDNVDRCSPVQVKFPHDQKVVQMSCGWRHTLAVTEKDNVYSWGRGTNGQLGIGDTIDWNSPKIIEALSVDGSCGQHIESSNTDQLSGKTFASLAERYAVVPDEAASLQSVDRLDLSVPESDVKRIRV
- the LOC131629772 gene encoding ultraviolet-B receptor UVR8-like isoform X3 codes for the protein MGILLIDFCLLNLVHWIISKLCLLFVELIILLLIRRSVLKYIVGDGICLVDLETFISQLSLAVRFNYYVVNLLGDFGRLGHGNSSDLFIPQPIRALQGLRIKQLVCGDSHCLAVTMEGEVQSWGRNQNGQLGLGTTEDSLVPQKIQTFQGIPIKMVAAGAEHSVAITENGELYGWGWGRYGNLGLGDRNDRCIPEKVSSNDLQCDKMVMVACGWRHTISVSSSGELYTYGWSKYGQLGHGDCEDHLVPHKLQALSDKSISQVAGGWRHTMALTTGGILYGWGWNKFGQVGVGDNVDRCSPVQVKFPHDQKVVQMSCGWRHTLAVTEKDNVYSWGRGTNGQLGIGDTIDWNSPKIIEALSVDGSCGQHIESSNTDQLSGKTFASLAERYAVVPDEAASLQSVDRLDLSVPESDVKRIRV
- the LOC131629772 gene encoding ultraviolet-B receptor UVR8-like isoform X1; translated protein: MQEVEPEATAASSSPPRRVILISAGASHSVALLSGNVVCSWGRGEDGQLGHGDTVDRLLPTQLSALDNQQIVSVVCGADHTIAYSEERVEVYSWGWGDFGRLGHGNSSDLFIPQPIRALQGLRIKQLVCGDSHCLAVTMEGEVQSWGRNQNGQLGLGTTEDSLVPQKIQTFQGIPIKMVAAGAEHSVAITENGELYGWGWGRYGNLGLGDRNDRCIPEKVSSNDLQCDKMVMVACGWRHTISVSSSGELYTYGWSKYGQLGHGDCEDHLVPHKLQALSDKSISQVAGGWRHTMALTTGGILYGWGWNKFGQVGVGDNVDRCSPVQVKFPHDQKVVQMSCGWRHTLAVTEKDNVYSWGRGTNGQLGIGDTIDWNSPKIIEALSVDGSCGQHIESSNTDQLSGKTFASLAERYAVVPDEAASLQSVDRLDLSVPESDVKRIRV